GTCCAGCCCTAACGGACGACGGTGCCCCTTTGATGGACTCAAGGCTTATGGAGATGGCTCTAAAGCTTGCAAGGCAGTTGGACCTTTTGGTGATGAACCACTGCGAAGATGACAGACTATCAAAAGGGCACATAAACGAAGGCTATGTAAGCTCTCTGCTTGGCATAGCTTACAGAAGCCCTTCCGCAGAGGACGTTTTGGTAGCAAGGGACTGCATACTGTCTTACTATACAAAGGGAAAAATGCACATCCAGCACATTTCGTCCAAGCTCTCCTTGGACATAGTCAGATATTTCAAGGAAAAGGGAGCGCCCGTTTCCTGCGAGGTAAATCCATACCACCTTCTCTTTGACGAGTTGGAGCTTTTAGATTCAGGCGCTAACGCCAAGGTAAATCCGCCTTTAAGGAGGGAACAAGACAGGCAAGCCCTGCTGGAAGGCTTAGAGGACGGAACCATAGACTGCATAGCCACAGACCATGCACCCCACGCAAAAAGAGAAAAAACCAGCTTAGAAAGTGCCATGCCAGGCATGATAGGACTTCAGACCGCTCTGCCTATGGCTTTGGAGCTTGTAAGGAAGGGTATAATAAGCCTTGAAAAGCTCGTATATCTTCTCTCTTTAAATCCCGCAAAGCTTTTGGGATTGGAAAGAGGTATTAAAGTAGGAAAGCCTGCCAACTTGGTAGTCTTTGACCCGGAGAGGGAGTGGATTTTAAACGAAGAAACTAACCTTTCAAAGTCCCAAAATACTCCACTTTGGGGAAAAGTTTTGAAGGGGAAGGTGATGCTGACCCTTTGGGAAGGTAAAGTAGTTTATAATCTTTTTGAAAGTGGTGCGTAAACTCTTTTTATTCTTTTTATCTTTTTTCGGGACGCTTTTTTTGCTTTCGGTGGTCTTTGTTATTCTGATGTCTTTCAATCTTCCCTCACCCAAAGCTCTTAAGGATTGGAAACCACCTCAGGCTACAGTGGTTTATGACTACAAAGGAAGACCCTTTGGAGATATAGCCATCCAAAGAAGGTATTATGTCCAGCTAAAAGACATACCACCGCATGTTAGGTATGCTTTCATCTCCGCAGAAGACAAGAACTTTTACAAGCATCCTGGCATTGATCCAATAGCCATAATCAGAGCCATCATAAAAAACATTTACACCAGAGAAATTAAGCAAGGCGCATCCACCATAACCCAGCAGTTGGCAAGGAACCTTTTTTTAACTCCCGAAAAAAGCCTTTCAAGAAAGATTAAAGAAGCCATACTGGCTATTAAGATAGAGAGGGAGTTTCCAAAGGACAAGATACTGGAGCTTTATTTGAATTACATCTACCTTGGACAGGGCGCTTATGGTGTGGAAGCAGCCTCAAGGGTATATTTTGGGAAATCGG
The genomic region above belongs to Thermocrinis sp. and contains:
- a CDS encoding dihydroorotase; the encoded protein is MRILIKGGRILDPSQGLDLVGDLLVEDGNISAIDKSLEVHHAKVFDAKDLVVCPSFVDVHVHLRDPGQTYKEDIESGSKCAVAGGFTTILCMPNTKPAIDSPEIAEYVIKKSKEVGLCEVLPAGAITKGRQGKELTDFYALKMAGCPALTDDGAPLMDSRLMEMALKLARQLDLLVMNHCEDDRLSKGHINEGYVSSLLGIAYRSPSAEDVLVARDCILSYYTKGKMHIQHISSKLSLDIVRYFKEKGAPVSCEVNPYHLLFDELELLDSGANAKVNPPLRREQDRQALLEGLEDGTIDCIATDHAPHAKREKTSLESAMPGMIGLQTALPMALELVRKGIISLEKLVYLLSLNPAKLLGLERGIKVGKPANLVVFDPEREWILNEETNLSKSQNTPLWGKVLKGKVMLTLWEGKVVYNLFESGA